The DNA segment GCAGTTTCAGCGTCAGCTCTTTTCAGGCAAGGAAATTCGAAATAGAATGATTCATGATCAAGAATGGAAAACTCTTGTACCAAAACCTGTTGCAGATATTATTGTAAAAATTCAAGGTGTCGAACGTATTAAACAACTTTTTTGATAATGATTGTCTAGATATTTTTAAATACTTTGAAATTAAAAATTTTTTTATAGACTTGGAGGTAGTTTTTCTGTGAAAACGAAAATTCAAGGATTTATTGCACTGCTCCGTCCATTTACGCTTCTTGCACCGTTTATCGTCTCGATAAGTGTCATCATTGCGAGTTATGCATATTCGCAACGGTCAGATCTTGATATCTCTCAACTGTTAATCTTTCTCCTTCCTGCAAGTTTTTGTTTTGTGTTGCTTAATGGCGCTTCAAATGCATTGAATCAGGCCACTGATTTTATTGAAGATGCTATTTCAAAACCGTACCGCCCGATACCAAAAAAAATTTTATCACGAAAGGAAGTTTTGTTCTTCTCTTTCATCTTATATGTTTGCGCTCTTTTTGCATCATTATTTATTCATACTCTTTTTAGTTTCTTCATTCTTATTATTGCTTTTTTTTCAATAACCTACTCGTTACCACCTCGGATGAAGAAAAAACTTTTCATCAATCAGATTTGGGTTGCTGTTCCTCGTGGTTTCTGTGCCATTCTCGCCTCATGGAGTGTTTTTTCGGATCCGTTTCAACCAGTACCTCTTGTTATGGGTGGGGTCGCGACTCTTTTTCTAATTGGTGGAACGTCTGCAAAAGATATTATTGACGTAGAAGCGGATCGTGCTGTTGGAACAAAAACATTAGTCAATTATTTTGGAATTCAGAAGACAGCGATATTTTCATTAGTTTGTATGTCCAGTGCATTTTTGATGATTGTCCCAATGATTGTTTTTCAGATCATCCAACCATATTTTTTACCGCTAGGTATTTTTTTCCTCTTCGGTATTCTGATTAGCTGGTTGATGCTATATACTCATAAAAATAAAAACTATGAAAATACTTCAGCGTGGTCGCTTATGTATGGAACGTATTTTTTGTTCTCGTTGTTCTTTTCTTTTCTTACGGTTTTGCATACGTTCTAAAAATTTTTTTAATATCGTTGATGGTGAGCAGAAGTACGAGAATAAGACTGAAGACTATCGTATAGTATCCTACTGAAAAACCCCAGTGAGATTGAAGCATGGTTGGTGTTTCTCGAATAGTGATTCCGAGTATGCCTTCTCCTTGGAGACTTCCGACACTAATGCCACATATTTTTTCAGCAGCTACGGAAAAACCAATACCTACAGATCCAAGAATAATAAAGCTTCCTATAGTACAGATCAGGGAATATTGTTTTTTGTTAAGTATTTCAAGAAGGATACTTGTAGCGATCAGAAATAGTACGATTAGTAATGCTGTCAGGATGTATCCTAACGCATCTGTAAATATCATTGGTAGTTCAGCGATTTCATAACTTCGTTCCTGGTTGATAGATATGGTGTCAAACATAATGGGAGGATTGATAAACATTTTTGTTTCTCGCAGGATCGTTGAGTCAAGTGATACTCCATTCAGCATCCACCATGGTTGGATTAATGAAAAAATAATACATGCGATAATGATGAGTTTCACAAACATTGCATATGATATTTTTTTGATCACTGTTAAGCAGATAGACATGCAAAGTAGAGTAAATAGTCCTCCGAGAATGAAGAGAGGGAGTAGTGATTGTACTGAGGTTACTATTTTAATTTTTTGATGTGTGATTAATTCAACACTTGTAATTCCGATATTTTCTGTTTCAGCATAAACTTTTAGGGTATATCGTGCTGGTGGGAGTTGTATTTGGTGCTGAGTTGTCTGTGCAATAAGTTTGTCGTTGCGGAAGAAGTTTATTTTAGCATTTATATCTGGGATATTATTTCCATATTGATCAAAAAAATCGAGAATTAGATCATAACGTGCAGAAAACAAGAGTGAAAAATCGAGACCGTCATGTGGTATATTTATTTGTTTTTCATCTGAAAACGTATCGTATTGAATGTTTAATGTATATCTTCCGGTAGGAATTTTGATAAATCTATAGACGCCTGGTGATTGTTGTATCGAGTCAAAAATAATTATTTTTTGATCTTGCTGCAGTGTTGTTAGTAGAGGTGTCACTGGTACACCTGGGGGAAGACCTACGAGATCGGTTATGGTTACTGTTGGATCGTAGAGTGGACATGTAACTCGGAGTATAGCTTTTTTGACGGACTTATTAAGTTTTTGTTCATGTATAAGGATGTCTTTATACCACATTTTAACGGTATATGGCTCTCGGAGATTGAAAGGTACTTTGAGAGTACTCGTACCTGCAAGATCTGTGATGTTATGACTGTAGATATCTCCTTTTTTTGTGCAGATAACAACCGTAACATCTTGGATTGGATGGTTGTTTTGATCTCTGATTGTAACGTCGATGTTTTTTTCCCATGTGCAGAAGATATGTACCTTGGTAGGGCCATTTATAATAACTGTTTTCTCCCCAACGAGTATGTTTTGTTCATCGTTTTTTCTATATACTTTTATGAGATATCTTCCTTCTGCAAGGTCAGTGATTGTTTTCTGTGACTTATACAGCCAGGATCGGTTGGTTGTTGTTGCTGTGATAAGTTGTTCTTCTCTGTAGATTTCAAGTAACATTGTTGGAAGTTTTACACCTGTTTTTTTGACAAGGAGTGGAAATGAGAATCGAGTTCCTCCGAAATGAGTGATGATGGTAAGATTATATTTTTTCTGTTCTGGTTCAAACGTTGCATCGGGAGGTCCTGTTCTACTTTTTATAAGTTGTTGATAGAGAACCGCTTCATTTTGAACTGCAGGGTACCCTCCATGTTCTGAGCAGAATACTTCGGCGTCAAATTCTACTATCAGGTTCTTTGGTATATATACATCGTGAGCGTATCCTTTTTCATATGAATTTCTTCCAAAATTGATTGAGGCGTAATCTACTTCTGTTCCGAGAAAATTAAAATATTGTTTTACTGCAATTTTTACTTGTATGCCATCTCGTTCATCGGTACCTGAGCTTACAATACTTGTATTTGTTGCAAAAAGAACCCCGTATGCTTTGCCCTGTTTTCCGGCTCCATAGGAAATCCATGCTTGGCTCCCGAGATCAGCATCATCTTTGTATGATAGAATCCATTCTCGTACATTCGACGTTGGATTTTGGTTTATCCGGCATTCTTCAATCTGATTGTTCTTGTTATAAAAATGAACATATGGGTATATATTTCCGAAGTTTAAACGCTCTACAACAGGGTTTCGTGAAACAAATGAGACGATCGCTCCGTATCTCCCATCGACATTGTCGGTTCCTTGAACTAGTGCATTATCAAGCATTTCGTGTTTTACATGCACATCAATGCGTTTGTCGTCACCAGGATTATAGTAGTATTTATAGACAGCAGTTGTTCGA comes from the Candidatus Thermoplasmatota archaeon genome and includes:
- a CDS encoding UbiA family prenyltransferase gives rise to the protein MKTKIQGFIALLRPFTLLAPFIVSISVIIASYAYSQRSDLDISQLLIFLLPASFCFVLLNGASNALNQATDFIEDAISKPYRPIPKKILSRKEVLFFSFILYVCALFASLFIHTLFSFFILIIAFFSITYSLPPRMKKKLFINQIWVAVPRGFCAILASWSVFSDPFQPVPLVMGGVATLFLIGGTSAKDIIDVEADRAVGTKTLVNYFGIQKTAIFSLVCMSSAFLMIVPMIVFQIIQPYFLPLGIFFLFGILISWLMLYTHKNKNYENTSAWSLMYGTYFLFSLFFSFLTVLHTF